A genomic region of Eucalyptus grandis isolate ANBG69807.140 chromosome 5, ASM1654582v1, whole genome shotgun sequence contains the following coding sequences:
- the LOC104445977 gene encoding antifungal protein ginkbilobin-like protein, with protein MILAYKLIFLTVSSLSAIVSVAADDTGFAVLSYQCSSDAYSMGALYGDAVSAVIRALVDSTADFGYDCSAQSRPSDPGDPVCFSHVTCHVGIVESECATCIQYAANFLGNRCPMSYGARTQVQSCRVRYERYPFTESK; from the coding sequence ATGATACTTGCTTACAAGCTTATATTTCTGACCGTGTCGTCTCTCTCCGCCATCGTTTCTGTCGCAGCCGACGACACCGGCTTCGCTGTATTGAGTTATCAGTGCAGCAGTGATGCGTACAGCATGGGGGCGTTGTATGGAGACGCGGTGTCTGCTGTCATCAGGGCTTTAGTCGATTCCACGGCGGATTTCGGTTATGATTGCTCTGCCCAGTCGAGGCCGTCTGACCCTGGCGATCCAGTGTGTTTCAGTCATGTGACGTGCCACGTGGGGATCGTCGAATCGGAATGCGCGACCTGCATCCAGTACGCCGCCAACTTCTTGGGGAACAGGTGTCCGATGAGTTACGGGGCTCGGACTCAGGTTCAAAGTTGTAGAGTTAGATACGAGCGGTACCCGTTCACCGAGAGTAAGTGA
- the LOC104443728 gene encoding uncharacterized protein LOC104443728 → MKLTWSPETASKAYIETVTSCKKLHKESGVAELVSAMAAGWNARLVVETWSSGGATATSIGLAVASHHTGGRHVCIVPDQKSKSEYMGALGETGENVEVVVGEPEEVVEVLTGIDFMVVDCRSKDFEKILRSAKLGSRGAVLVCKNASSRMSLNFRWRSVLDAGSRRLARSAFLPVGRGLDIAYVASISGSSSTGKGKSRWIKHVDRQSGEEIVIRK, encoded by the exons atgaagcTAACCTGGTCTCCAGAGACGGCGTCGAAGGCCTACATCGAAACCGTCACATCT TGCAAAAAGCTGCACAAAGAATCGGGTGTCGCCGAGCTGGTTTCGGCCATGGCCGCGGGCTGGAATGCGCGTCTTGTAGTAGAGACGTGGTCGAGCGGCGGAGCCACCGCCACGAGCATCGGCCTTGCAGTGGCGAGCCACCACACCGGAGGAAGGCACGTGTGCATAGTCCCCGATCAGAAATCAAAGTCTGAATACATGGGAGCCCTGGGAGAAACCGGCGAGAACGTGGAAGTGGTGGTCGGAGAACCGGAGGAGGTGGTAGAGGTGTTAACGGGCATCGATTTCATGGTGGTAGACTGCAGGAGCAAGGATTTCGAGAAGATCCTGAGGTCGGCTAAGTTGGGTTCTCGAGGGGCAGTTTTGGTGTGCAAGAACGCGAGCTCGAGGATGAGTTTGAACTTCCGATGGCGGAGCGTCCTCGATGCAGGGTCGCGCCGCCTTGCGCGGTCGGCGTTTCTTCCCGTGGGCAGAGGGCTGGATATTGCCTATGTGGCGAGCATCAGCGGGAGCTCAAGCACTGGCAAAGGCAAGAGCCGGTGGATCAAGCATGTTGATCGGCAATCAGGGGAGGAGATTGTCATaaggaagtga
- the LOC120293564 gene encoding antifungal protein ginkbilobin-like protein: MVVFGLLCICNHASGKPDLDVVSFICSDTLFLGTDVYRASVLEVVLQLQVGTPACGNNYHFQSTSNGDTCYGRGACDGAFAPWDCEMCLNFAGNYLGVRCPQSVEVTLQLQDCRIRFESYSFVE; the protein is encoded by the coding sequence ATGGTCGTCTTTGGTCTTCTCTGCATTTGCAACCATGCGTCCGGCAAGCCGGACCTGGACGTGGTGAGCTTTATTTGCAGCGACACGCTCTTTTTGGGCACCGACGTGTATCGAGCGTCCGTGCTCGAAGTCGTTCTCCAGTTGCAGGTGGGTACGCCGGCTTGCGGCAACAATTACCACTTCCAGTCCACGTCGAACGGCGACACCTGCTACGGCCGTGGGGCGTGCGACGGGGCATTCGCGCCTTGGGACTGCGAGATGTGCCTGAACTTCGCCGGCAATTATTTGGGAGTCCGATGTCCGCAGAGCGTCGAGGTTACGCTTCAGCTTCAGGATTGCAGGATCCGATTCGAGAGCTACTCGTTTGTCGAGTGA
- the LOC104443729 gene encoding uncharacterized protein LOC104443729 — protein sequence MQGNGGGRNPFFGFGDPFAGFGGFGGQRSLASSFFGGRNPFDDPFFTQPFGGLFDSSIFRPTASPFMNMDPFMNMHPPPTMIEHRPPEPIMSRGPIIEELNSDDEKEEADNVKKDNPRKHGRSSEMPHVEGPDDEVEERRRKQLHYWNGSIERPSERQVQPQNHSFTFQSSTVSYGGANGPYYSSSTTRRTGSDGLTFEERKEADSATMKATHRVSRGLHNKGHSVMRQLNSDGKVDTMQTLHNLNEDELPQFEQAWKGNARKHLPGWSEHSDGHGRRGVGQIGHPSHGGWALPSTQQSLPAQRVTSDMRERAESSQRQNAGRRKANASGKAGPSHGEASA from the exons ATGCAGGGTAACGGAGGTGGTAGAAATCCTTTCTTCGGATTTGGTGACCCTTTTGCTGGTTTTGGAGGCTTCGGTGGTCAGAGAAGTTTAGCTTCTAGCTTCTTTGGAGGAAGAAACCCATTTGATGACCCTTTCTTTACACAACCATTTGGGGGCCTCTTTGACTCGAGCATCTTTCGTCCAACTGCAAGTCCTTTCATGAATATGGATCCTTTCATGAATATGCATCCTCCACCTACTATGATAGAGCATCGTCCTCCAGAACCGATAATGTCTAGAGGACCCATTATTGAAGAATTGAACTCTGATGATGAGAAGGAAGAAGCGGACAACGTGAAGAAGGACAACCCAAGAAAGCATGGGAGGTCAAGTGAGATGCCACATGTTGAGGGCCCTGATGATGAAGTCGAAG agaggagaaggaagcagCTACATTATTGGAATGGCTCCATAGAGAGGCCATCTGAGAGACAGGTGCAGCCACAGAATCACAGTTTCACCTTTCAGAGCTCTACTGTCAGTTATGGTGGTGCAAATGGTCCATATTATTCATCATCCACAACAAGAAGGACGGGCAGTGATGGG TTGACATtcgaggaaaggaaagaagctgATAGTGCAACTATGAAAGCCACTCATAGAGTTTCTAGGGGACTCCATAATAAG GGCCATTCTGTTATGAGGCAGCTTAATTCTGATGGTAAGGTGGATACCATGCAGACTCTGCACAACCTAAACGAAG ATGAGCTGCCTCAATTTGAACAAGCCTGGAAAGGAAATGCTAGAAAGCATTTGCCTGGTTGGAGCGAGCATTCTGATGGTCATGGTAGACGAG GAGTTGGTCAGATTGGACACCCAAGTCATGGAGGATGGGCGCTTCCGTCCACTCAGCAATCATTGCCTGCGCAGAGGGTCACATCTGATATGAGGGAACGAGCAGAGTCTTCTCAGAGGCAAAATGCTGGAAGAAGGAAAGCAAATGCTAGCGGAAAGGCCGGCCCCTCCCATGGTGAAGCGAGTGCATAA
- the LOC104443727 gene encoding peptidyl-tRNA hydrolase ICT1, mitochondrial, whose translation MAAVRTTTAMVLREMFAPLPAIWRIRPPLPRLGAAPPPAQRGISFTPIRCAAQGGAGEKKAPSRLAQVQQLLQEAEERALSAAGESTPKITLDHVTVSFARSGGPGGQNVNKVNTKVDMRFNVNNAYWLSDRIRERIMQMEKNRINKDGEIVISSTKTRTQKGNIDDALGKLQAIIDAASYVPPPPSEEQKKKIAKMAAIGEQKRLKSKKALSDKKAFRRSRDGWD comes from the exons ATGGCGGCCGTCAGGACGACGACGGCCATGGTCCTCCGGGAAATGTTCGCCCCGTTGCCGGCCATCTGGAGGATTCGCCCTCCCCTGCCGCGCCTCGGCGCCGCGCCGCCGCCCGCGCAGCGAGGGATCAGCTTCACCCCGATACGATGCGCCGCGCAGGGAGGCGCCGGGGAGAAGAAGGCCCCGTCGCGGCTCGCGCAGGTCCAGCAGCTCCTGCAGGAGGCCGAGGAGCGAGCTCTCTCCGCCGCCGGCGAGTCGACCCCGAAGATAACGCTCG ACCATGTCACTGTGAGTTTTGCAAGAAGTGGTGGTCCAGGAGGTCAAAATGTGAACAAAG TGAACACTAAGGTAGACATGCGCTTCAATGTGAATAATGCATATTGGCTAAGTGACAGGATCAGGGAGAGGATAATGCAAATG GAAAAGAATCGGATCAATAAGGATGGTGAAATTGTGATCTCTTCAACGAAAACTAGAACTCAGAA GGGGAACATTGATGACGCACTAGGAAAGCTACAG GCAATTATTGATGCTGCTTCATACGTCCCACCACCTCCTTCAGAAGagcagaagaaaaagattgcCAAGAt GGCTGCTATTGGAGAGCAGAAACGCTTGAAGAGTAAGAAGGCGCTCTCAGATAAAAAGGCATTTCGCAGAAGTAGAGACGGCTGGGATTGA